A window from Bacteroidales bacterium encodes these proteins:
- a CDS encoding PAAR domain-containing protein, with protein MASAARAGDMHVCPMVTGTVPHVGGPVLPPGCPTVLIGGMPAACVGDMCTCTGPPDSIILGSATVMIGGKQAARMGDSTAHGGSIILGCPTVMIGG; from the coding sequence ATGGCGTCAGCAGCAAGAGCAGGAGATATGCACGTTTGTCCAATGGTTACAGGAACCGTTCCTCATGTCGGAGGACCGGTTTTGCCGCCGGGATGTCCGACAGTATTGATTGGAGGAATGCCTGCTGCCTGCGTTGGTGATATGTGTACTTGCACCGGACCACCCGACTCAATAATATTGGGTTCGGCAACAGTTATGATTGGCGGAAAACAAGCTGCACGAATGGGCGATTCGACAGCACACGGTGGTTCAATAATTTTAGGTTGCCCAACGGTTATGATTGGGGGATGA
- a CDS encoding phage tail sheath C-terminal domain-containing protein: MTYKTPDVYVEEISVFPPSVAEVETAIPAFIGYTQLCPADKQYKAVKISSLLEYESIFGKANNEIITVTISETADSSGIYPIKSITEPTLTHYLYYSVRMFFENGGGNCYIVTVGDLSATVAIGDDSSGLQCGLNAIAKEDEPTLIVIPDAVLLGDSNYSTLMQAVLTQCGSLKDRFAIMDVTKAQSAYSSADINTYRGLLGINNLKYGASYYPFIKSGLNYIYSESTIAISQPDEATDSDTNPGPLNGGTLANLNDSLNSKFNTANYNSIKKKLTEIYATLPPSGAVAGIYASVDSSRGVWKAPANVSINTVVGPIVKVNNSNQDELNVDASTGKSINAIRSFVGKGTLVWGARTLAGNDNEWRYVPVRRFFNMVEESVKKSTYWAVFEPNSANTWMKVKSMIENYLTLKWKDGALVGAKPDEAFFVKVGLGVTMTADDILNGIMNVEIGMAVARPAEFIVLKFSHKLQQS; this comes from the coding sequence ATGACTTATAAAACACCAGACGTTTATGTGGAAGAAATATCAGTATTTCCACCTTCCGTGGCAGAAGTAGAAACAGCCATACCCGCCTTTATTGGCTACACTCAGCTCTGTCCTGCTGACAAGCAATACAAAGCTGTAAAAATAAGTTCTTTATTAGAATACGAAAGCATTTTCGGTAAAGCTAATAACGAAATTATCACAGTTACAATCTCCGAAACAGCAGACAGCAGCGGCATTTATCCAATCAAATCAATTACAGAGCCAACGCTGACTCATTATTTGTATTATTCTGTCCGTATGTTTTTTGAAAATGGCGGAGGAAACTGCTATATTGTTACAGTCGGAGATTTATCAGCAACCGTAGCAATAGGTGATGACAGTTCAGGATTACAATGCGGATTGAATGCTATTGCAAAAGAAGATGAACCTACATTAATTGTTATACCTGATGCAGTGCTGCTTGGCGATTCAAATTATTCAACCTTGATGCAGGCAGTATTAACACAATGCGGTTCGCTAAAAGACCGTTTTGCAATAATGGATGTAACAAAAGCACAATCAGCTTATAGCTCAGCCGACATCAATACATACAGAGGATTGCTGGGAATTAATAATCTTAAATATGGTGCCTCTTATTATCCGTTTATCAAATCGGGTTTGAATTATATTTACAGCGAATCAACTATTGCCATTAGTCAACCTGATGAAGCTACAGATTCCGACACAAATCCTGGTCCGCTTAATGGAGGAACACTCGCAAATCTTAACGATTCTTTAAATTCAAAATTCAATACTGCAAATTACAACAGCATTAAAAAGAAACTAACGGAAATATATGCTACACTTCCACCAAGCGGAGCGGTTGCAGGAATTTATGCAAGTGTTGATTCTTCACGCGGTGTCTGGAAAGCACCTGCAAATGTAAGTATTAATACAGTTGTCGGACCAATTGTTAAAGTTAACAATTCTAATCAGGATGAACTTAATGTTGACGCATCAACAGGAAAATCAATAAATGCAATACGTTCATTTGTTGGTAAAGGAACATTGGTTTGGGGAGCAAGAACACTTGCCGGCAATGATAATGAATGGCGATATGTACCGGTTAGAAGGTTTTTTAACATGGTTGAAGAGTCAGTTAAGAAATCAACTTATTGGGCTGTATTTGAACCAAACTCAGCAAACACATGGATGAAGGTAAAATCTATGATTGAAAATTATCTTACTCTCAAATGGAAAGATGGTGCCTTAGTAGGTGCAAAGCCCGATGAAGCATTTTTTGTTAAAGTAGGATTAGGCGTAACTATGACTGCAGATGATATTCTCAATGGCATAATGAACGTTGAAATAGGCATGGCAGTTGCAAGACCTGCTGAGTTCATAGTTTTGAAATTTTCACATAAATTACAACAATCATAA
- a CDS encoding DUF5908 family protein, whose translation MPIQINELVVNTTVTAEHSNNENSDSGNNLIDKKAIIQECVEQVLEILKNKEER comes from the coding sequence ATGCCAATACAAATAAATGAACTTGTGGTAAACACCACTGTTACTGCTGAACATTCGAATAATGAAAATTCAGATAGTGGAAATAATTTAATTGATAAAAAAGCAATAATTCAGGAGTGCGTTGAGCAGGTTTTAGAAATATTAAAAAATAAAGAAGAAAGATAA
- a CDS encoding GPW/gp25 family protein, producing the protein MSSDFQNNSFLGTGWCFPPTFPKEKKGVELTSDVEDINKSLEILLSTSVGERIMQPKYGSNLSKMIFEPLTTNNETYIVELLRQAILRYEPRIQLNEIKSDTSMQYEGVIYINIDYTVKTTNSRANYVYPFYLNEGTITKK; encoded by the coding sequence ATGAGTTCGGATTTTCAAAATAATTCGTTTTTAGGCACCGGGTGGTGCTTCCCTCCTACTTTTCCAAAAGAAAAAAAAGGAGTTGAACTTACATCGGATGTTGAAGATATTAATAAAAGCTTGGAAATACTTCTTTCTACAAGTGTTGGTGAAAGAATAATGCAACCAAAATATGGAAGCAATCTTAGCAAAATGATTTTCGAACCACTTACAACAAATAATGAAACATATATTGTAGAGCTTTTGAGACAAGCTATTTTGAGATACGAACCGAGAATACAACTTAACGAAATAAAATCAGATACAAGTATGCAATATGAAGGAGTTATTTATATAAATATTGATTATACAGTAAAAACAACTAATTCAAGAGCAAATTACGTTTATCCTTTTTATTTAAACGAAGGAACAATTACAAAGAAATAA
- a CDS encoding baseplate J/gp47 family protein — MSHGSNIKSKLFREGTSQKERMPEALSPDYIKIDERNIDALINFAKNFSEHIQYYNKENKADGDWKVFFNNISKADEPHFALFLTFLELFKKAQEHINTLTKEHLDFYFRDVLGFKENPAVPDKVSILFELAKNINTYLLPAETALSAGKDKTGVEIIYKTTEDIVLNKANADSLKTVFLDNNYEGRLFAAPAANSEDGAGKKITASDGRWHAFGESQFGKSTDSRSMQDAEIGFAFASPLLLLKEGNRNVLLSFTFNEHEKLNKILKLDFDNAFTAYFTGEKEWLGPYTVNVRAVTKKLILEISIEESNPSILAYNSTFHGSNFNTKYPLIKILLNNNKKPFLYNYIKKLLINKVSIKVNVEGAKNLILQNDQSKLDPNKPFNPFGSVPVVGSAFYIGHEEFTNKKLDTLKLNIEWSGLPDDITNYYNSYGYPYVKENFKALVSYLQNKKWITNNQKIQLFNDNDINRKISISKINTSRSITDSPVQALDNSVNTGFLKLSLVPIDFGHSIYPKLYAGKAIELSKYTGDVSDAPVLPNQPYTPLIKSLSINYSSEEEIFFIRHLASEAEQYFYIEPFGQKLIPVLHPVNLLPVYESEGQLYIGINGLVPPQNISLLFQVAEGTADPETEVDDNKIKWHYLSNNNWKEFNKLSIISDTTNNFRTSGIISISVPDDINNENTLMPDELFWLRISIEENSTGVCQLIDIKTQAVAACFADNGNDPDYLKEVLVANSISKLQNKISSIKTVSQPYTSANGKPIEQDDELYRRISERLRHKKRAITIWDIERLVLENFPAIYKTKCLRSTSNISELQPGYITLIVIENLYNKNAVNPLEPKASADTLSNIKDYLENYISPFVNLEVQNPVYEKVKVHCKVKFMQGYDDGYYGTQLNEDIKKFLSPWAYKEGQDIVFGGKIYKSAILDFIEEREYVDYVLDFRLSHITRSLGIGYMYIRNKNTEEYKYEDFVVGDPYELPDVEVATANNARVILVSEQQHDIYVLKPEECLAVST; from the coding sequence ATGAGTCACGGCAGTAACATAAAGAGCAAATTATTCAGAGAAGGCACAAGCCAGAAAGAACGCATGCCCGAAGCATTGTCTCCTGATTATATTAAAATTGATGAACGTAATATTGATGCTCTGATTAATTTTGCGAAAAATTTTTCCGAACACATTCAATACTATAACAAAGAAAATAAAGCAGACGGCGACTGGAAAGTTTTTTTCAATAATATAAGCAAAGCAGATGAGCCACACTTTGCTTTATTTCTGACATTCCTTGAATTATTCAAAAAAGCACAAGAACACATTAACACTTTAACAAAAGAACATCTTGATTTTTATTTCCGCGACGTTTTGGGATTCAAAGAAAATCCTGCGGTTCCCGATAAAGTCAGCATTCTTTTTGAACTTGCAAAAAATATAAATACTTATTTACTACCTGCAGAAACAGCATTATCGGCGGGGAAAGATAAAACAGGAGTTGAAATAATTTATAAGACAACCGAAGATATTGTTTTAAATAAAGCAAATGCAGATAGTTTAAAAACTGTATTTCTTGACAATAATTACGAAGGAAGATTATTTGCTGCACCCGCAGCAAATTCAGAAGATGGAGCAGGTAAAAAAATAACTGCAAGCGATGGAAGATGGCATGCATTCGGGGAAAGTCAGTTCGGAAAATCCACAGACAGCCGCAGCATGCAGGATGCTGAAATTGGATTTGCATTTGCTTCCCCTCTTTTATTGCTTAAAGAAGGGAACAGAAATGTTTTGTTATCTTTTACATTTAACGAGCATGAAAAATTAAATAAAATATTAAAACTCGATTTTGATAATGCCTTTACTGCGTACTTTACAGGAGAAAAAGAATGGCTTGGTCCTTATACGGTAAATGTAAGAGCCGTAACAAAAAAGCTCATTCTTGAAATTTCAATTGAAGAAAGCAACCCGTCAATACTGGCATATAACAGCACCTTTCACGGAAGTAACTTCAACACAAAATATCCATTAATCAAAATTTTGCTTAACAATAATAAAAAACCATTCTTATACAATTACATTAAAAAATTATTAATAAATAAAGTTTCTATAAAGGTAAATGTAGAAGGAGCAAAAAATTTAATACTTCAAAACGACCAGTCAAAACTTGACCCTAATAAACCATTTAATCCGTTCGGAAGTGTTCCTGTTGTGGGTTCAGCATTTTATATCGGACATGAAGAATTTACAAACAAAAAATTAGATACCCTGAAATTAAATATTGAATGGAGCGGATTACCTGACGATATAACCAACTATTATAATTCTTACGGTTACCCTTATGTAAAAGAAAATTTCAAAGCATTGGTAAGTTATTTACAAAATAAAAAATGGATAACAAATAACCAGAAAATCCAACTTTTTAACGACAACGATATTAACCGCAAAATAAGCATAAGTAAAATAAACACTTCGAGAAGCATTACAGATAGCCCCGTACAAGCTCTCGATAATTCAGTTAATACAGGATTTCTGAAATTATCATTAGTACCTATTGATTTTGGTCATAGCATATATCCAAAATTATATGCAGGTAAAGCTATTGAACTAAGCAAATATACAGGTGATGTCAGTGACGCTCCGGTCTTGCCAAATCAGCCATATACACCGCTGATAAAATCATTAAGCATAAATTATTCATCGGAAGAAGAAATATTTTTTATCAGGCATCTTGCTTCCGAAGCGGAACAATATTTTTATATCGAGCCATTCGGACAAAAGTTAATACCTGTTTTGCATCCTGTAAATTTACTTCCTGTTTATGAAAGTGAAGGACAATTATATATAGGAATAAATGGCTTAGTGCCACCTCAAAATATTTCACTTTTGTTTCAGGTTGCGGAAGGCACTGCTGACCCTGAAACAGAAGTTGACGACAACAAAATAAAATGGCATTATTTAAGTAATAATAACTGGAAAGAATTTAATAAACTCAGCATTATTTCTGATACAACAAACAATTTCAGAACATCAGGAATAATTTCAATATCTGTTCCTGACGATATAAACAATGAAAATACATTAATGCCTGACGAACTTTTCTGGCTAAGAATATCAATTGAAGAAAATTCAACAGGAGTTTGCCAATTAATAGATATAAAAACGCAAGCTGTTGCTGCATGTTTTGCTGATAACGGGAACGACCCTGATTATTTAAAAGAAGTGTTGGTAGCAAACAGTATTTCTAAATTGCAGAATAAAATTTCATCAATTAAAACAGTTTCGCAACCATACACTTCTGCAAATGGCAAGCCGATTGAGCAGGATGATGAATTATACAGAAGAATAAGCGAACGGCTAAGACATAAAAAACGTGCAATCACAATTTGGGATATTGAACGTTTGGTTCTGGAAAATTTTCCGGCAATTTACAAGACAAAATGTTTACGCAGCACAAGCAATATTTCCGAACTTCAACCCGGTTACATCACGTTAATTGTCATCGAAAATCTTTATAATAAAAATGCCGTTAATCCGCTTGAACCAAAAGCAAGTGCAGATACCCTTTCTAACATAAAAGATTATCTCGAAAATTACATTTCTCCTTTTGTAAATTTAGAAGTACAAAATCCGGTTTATGAAAAAGTGAAAGTTCATTGCAAAGTAAAATTCATGCAGGGCTACGATGACGGGTATTATGGCACTCAATTAAATGAAGATATAAAAAAGTTTTTATCACCATGGGCATATAAGGAAGGACAGGATATTGTTTTCGGCGGGAAAATTTATAAATCTGCAATACTTGATTTTATTGAAGAAAGAGAATATGTTGATTATGTCCTCGATTTCCGGCTAAGCCATATTACAAGAAGTTTAGGAATAGGTTACATGTATATAAGAAATAAAAATACCGAAGAATATAAATATGAAGATTTTGTTGTTGGCGACCCTTATGAATTGCCCGATGTTGAAGTAGCAACTGCAAATAATGCAAGAGTAATTTTGGTTTCGGAACAACAACACGATATTTATGTTTTGAAACCTGAAGAATGTTTAGCAGTAAGCACATAA
- a CDS encoding DUF4255 domain-containing protein, translated as MIDKALLFLKDEINNYLKLKTGVNNKIVLSGVVDDTGNVVIDKDTIGLSLINVEEERALKNQVHDNKGTENSNPEIKINLYILFSANFSTYTESLKFISYIILFFQSRSVFTKKNYPQLNDGIEKLLVDLYSLSLDEQNQLWSSLGSKYMPSVLYKVKTLFIKEEIINEISPAITTIKENFSNIKG; from the coding sequence ATGATTGATAAAGCCCTGCTGTTTTTAAAAGATGAAATCAATAACTATCTGAAATTAAAAACAGGTGTAAATAACAAAATTGTTCTATCAGGTGTTGTTGATGATACCGGCAATGTTGTTATTGATAAAGATACAATAGGACTTTCCCTTATTAATGTTGAAGAAGAAAGAGCTTTAAAAAATCAGGTTCATGATAACAAAGGAACAGAAAATTCCAACCCTGAAATAAAAATAAATTTATACATTTTATTTTCCGCAAATTTTTCCACTTACACCGAGTCGCTCAAATTCATATCATATATAATTTTATTTTTTCAAAGCAGAAGTGTTTTTACTAAAAAAAATTATCCTCAGCTAAATGACGGAATAGAAAAGCTTCTCGTTGATTTATATTCTTTGTCCCTTGATGAACAAAATCAACTCTGGTCTTCACTTGGTTCAAAATATATGCCTTCCGTATTATACAAAGTGAAAACATTATTTATAAAAGAAGAAATTATTAACGAAATAAGTCCTGCAATAACAACGATTAAAGAAAATTTCAGTAATATAAAAGGATGA
- the vgrG gene encoding type VI secretion system tip protein VgrG codes for MPVVPNISTQIPSGNPTFTILIDNTPMRGNYSVVSVVITKMVNKISSAKLSLIDGDPSTNDFELSNTDLFLPGKQIEIKAGYDSTEDTIFKGIVIKHGLKVRQNSSFLQVECKHESVKTSVGKSSSISHDLKDSDVFENIISNYAIQKDIEQTQINHGDIVKYYSSDWDYLVSRAEANGMLVLTNDEKIKIAKPNLTSSPKLSLQYGSTILEFDAEMDSRNQIEKVKSYSWDIANQEVLEQESDTIAEYSQGNLQSSDLSSVIGLENYELQHSGNIPDTELKAWANAQMLKSKLSKIEGKVKSMGYADINPGDIVALQGVGDRFNGNAFVTGVRHELGNGNWHTDLQFGLSEKWFTEDVDIHSKPASNLLSGVNGLQTGIVTKLESDPKGEERIQIKLPIINKDDDGVWARISSLDAGNNRGSFFRPEIGDEVLVGFLNDDPRNAVVLGMLNSSAKPAPIVASDDNHEKGFVTRSEMKLIFNDDKKDINIQTPAGKSIVISEDKGSIVISDENNNKITMDSNGINIESGKDVIIKASGDVKIEGVNINLKASAELKAEANAAMELKASGTNTVKGAMVQIN; via the coding sequence ATGCCGGTAGTTCCAAACATATCAACACAAATACCTTCGGGCAATCCTACATTCACCATTTTGATTGATAATACACCTATGCGAGGTAATTACAGTGTCGTATCGGTTGTAATTACTAAAATGGTAAATAAAATTTCATCAGCAAAACTGAGCTTAATTGACGGCGACCCGTCAACAAATGATTTTGAACTTAGCAATACCGATTTATTTTTACCAGGTAAACAAATTGAAATAAAAGCAGGATACGACTCTACGGAAGATACAATTTTCAAAGGCATTGTTATTAAACATGGTTTAAAAGTGAGGCAAAATTCTTCTTTTCTTCAGGTTGAATGCAAACACGAATCTGTTAAAACTTCTGTCGGAAAGAGCAGTTCCATATCGCATGATTTAAAAGACAGTGATGTTTTTGAAAATATAATTTCCAATTATGCCATTCAGAAAGATATTGAACAAACTCAGATTAATCACGGTGATATTGTAAAATATTATTCGAGTGACTGGGATTACCTTGTAAGTCGTGCAGAAGCAAATGGCATGCTCGTTTTAACAAACGATGAAAAAATAAAAATCGCGAAACCCAATTTAACTTCTTCACCAAAATTATCATTACAATATGGTTCTACAATTCTTGAATTTGATGCAGAAATGGATTCAAGAAATCAGATTGAAAAAGTTAAAAGTTATTCATGGGATATTGCAAATCAGGAAGTATTGGAACAGGAAAGCGATACCATAGCCGAATATTCGCAAGGAAATCTGCAGTCATCAGATTTATCTTCAGTAATCGGACTTGAAAATTACGAACTCCAACATTCCGGAAACATACCTGACACGGAACTTAAAGCATGGGCAAATGCACAGATGCTAAAATCTAAATTATCAAAAATTGAAGGAAAAGTAAAATCAATGGGATATGCAGATATTAATCCCGGAGACATTGTTGCGTTGCAGGGTGTAGGTGATAGATTCAACGGGAATGCTTTTGTTACCGGAGTTCGCCATGAATTGGGAAATGGCAATTGGCATACTGATTTACAATTTGGTTTATCAGAAAAATGGTTTACTGAAGATGTTGACATTCATTCAAAACCTGCGTCTAATCTTTTATCCGGAGTTAACGGACTCCAAACCGGCATAGTAACAAAACTCGAAAGTGACCCGAAAGGAGAAGAAAGAATACAAATAAAATTACCAATAATTAATAAAGATGATGATGGCGTGTGGGCTCGCATTTCTTCGCTTGATGCGGGAAATAATCGCGGTTCATTTTTTCGTCCCGAAATTGGTGATGAAGTTCTGGTTGGTTTTTTAAATGACGACCCACGAAATGCTGTTGTGCTGGGTATGCTTAACAGCAGCGCAAAACCCGCACCAATAGTAGCAAGTGACGACAATCACGAAAAAGGTTTTGTTACCCGCAGTGAAATGAAATTAATTTTCAACGATGATAAAAAAGATATAAATATACAAACACCAGCCGGAAAATCAATAGTGATAAGTGAAGATAAAGGAAGTATTGTTATAAGCGATGAGAACAATAATAAAATAACTATGGATTCCAACGGCATTAATATAGAAAGCGGAAAAGATGTTATAATTAAAGCAAGCGGTGATGTGAAAATTGAAGGAGTGAATATTAATTTAAAAGCAAGTGCAGAGCTTAAAGCAGAAGCAAATGCAGCAATGGAATTAAAAGCATCGGGAACAAATACAGTAAAAGGTGCTATGGTGCAGATAAATTAG
- a CDS encoding phage tail protein, protein MANYPIPVFHFQVSWGGTSLGFSEVSGLTQEIQAIEYREGTSPTYSSMKMPGLRKYNNIVLKRGINKGDNEFFAWLNTVKLNKIERRDVIISLLNENHEPVMTWKVHNAFPVKVEGPGLKATGNEVAIESMELAHEGVTVENS, encoded by the coding sequence ATGGCAAATTATCCAATACCGGTATTTCACTTTCAGGTAAGCTGGGGTGGTACAAGCTTAGGATTCTCTGAAGTTTCAGGGCTAACACAAGAGATTCAGGCAATAGAATATAGAGAAGGTACAAGTCCGACTTATTCCAGCATGAAAATGCCGGGATTAAGAAAGTACAATAATATTGTTTTAAAACGCGGAATAAACAAAGGCGACAACGAATTTTTCGCATGGCTGAATACCGTTAAACTCAATAAAATCGAGAGAAGAGATGTTATCATCAGCTTGCTGAATGAAAATCACGAACCGGTGATGACGTGGAAAGTTCACAATGCTTTCCCTGTAAAAGTTGAAGGACCTGGCTTAAAAGCAACGGGAAACGAAGTAGCCATTGAATCAATGGAGCTTGCACATGAAGGCGTAACAGTTGAAAACAGTTAA
- a CDS encoding iron-containing alcohol dehydrogenase, translated as MINFTYNVPTRIYFGKEQIKNLEKEIKNYKSILLAYGAGSIKKCGLYQKVVDILKANNISFCELSGIKPNPRLTSVKQGIELCRKNKVDFILAVGAGSTIDCAKAVAFGYYYEGDVWDFFKGKSQIKNALLLGTILTLAATGSEMNGNTVVSNEELQEKLSVGSDLLRPVFSILDPVYTMTLPKEQTAAGVADIMAHVYEQYFSSVGDAYLQNRLAEAILKTCIEFGPVAINEPDNYEARANIMWAGSLALNGLLTYGKTGDWAVHGIEHEISAIYDLTHGTGLAIIYPNWMDYVLNEKTVDKFSEYAKNVFGINGSDKFQIAKEGIKKTRDFFNLLGLPSTLSQVKIGIENINKMAEKAIINNGGEIGKYVKLGAKDVLSVLQACL; from the coding sequence ATGATAAACTTCACTTACAACGTTCCGACCAGAATATATTTTGGAAAAGAACAAATAAAAAATCTTGAAAAGGAAATTAAAAATTACAAAAGTATTTTGCTTGCTTATGGAGCAGGAAGTATTAAGAAATGCGGATTGTATCAAAAAGTTGTTGATATATTAAAAGCGAACAATATTTCTTTTTGCGAACTTTCGGGAATAAAACCGAACCCGCGTTTGACAAGTGTTAAGCAAGGCATTGAATTATGCAGAAAAAATAAAGTTGATTTTATTTTAGCTGTCGGTGCTGGAAGTACGATAGATTGTGCAAAGGCAGTTGCATTTGGTTATTATTATGAAGGTGATGTTTGGGATTTTTTTAAAGGAAAATCTCAGATAAAAAATGCACTCCTACTTGGAACGATACTTACATTGGCTGCTACCGGTTCTGAAATGAACGGAAACACTGTTGTAAGCAATGAGGAATTGCAGGAAAAACTTTCTGTCGGGAGCGATTTACTTCGTCCTGTATTTTCAATTCTCGACCCTGTTTATACAATGACACTTCCAAAAGAACAGACAGCAGCGGGAGTTGCCGACATCATGGCGCATGTTTACGAACAATATTTTAGTTCAGTCGGCGATGCGTATTTGCAAAACCGCCTTGCAGAAGCAATTTTAAAAACATGTATAGAATTCGGACCTGTGGCAATAAATGAACCCGACAATTATGAAGCACGTGCAAATATAATGTGGGCAGGAAGTCTGGCTTTAAACGGACTTTTAACTTATGGCAAAACAGGCGACTGGGCTGTTCACGGAATTGAACATGAAATAAGTGCAATATACGATTTAACCCATGGAACAGGGCTTGCGATAATTTATCCCAACTGGATGGATTATGTTTTGAACGAAAAAACCGTTGACAAATTTTCTGAATATGCTAAAAATGTTTTTGGAATAAATGGCTCTGATAAATTTCAAATTGCAAAAGAAGGAATAAAAAAAACAAGAGATTTTTTTAATTTACTCGGCTTGCCTTCTACATTGTCACAAGTAAAAATAGGAATTGAAAATATAAACAAGATGGCAGAAAAAGCAATAATAAATAACGGAGGCGAAATTGGAAAGTATGTTAAACTTGGGGCGAAAGATGTTCTTTCAGTTTTGCAGGCATGCTTGTGA
- a CDS encoding phage tail protein, with protein sequence MAAYYPPVGFHFRIEFKVNGVTDNDAKFQEVTGLTAEIATETLAEGGENRYTHKLPVKANYGNLILKRGMLTNSGLISWFKDAIENFSFEPAEVIVTLLNENHEPLVAWSFVNAWPVKWMVSDLKAQDNSVVIETIELAYNYFRRL encoded by the coding sequence ATGGCTGCATACTATCCGCCTGTCGGATTTCATTTCAGGATTGAGTTTAAGGTAAATGGTGTAACGGATAACGATGCAAAGTTTCAGGAAGTAACGGGATTAACCGCAGAAATTGCAACTGAAACACTTGCTGAAGGTGGCGAAAATCGTTACACTCATAAATTACCCGTAAAAGCAAATTATGGTAACCTCATTCTGAAAAGAGGAATGCTTACCAACTCCGGGCTTATCAGCTGGTTTAAAGATGCAATCGAAAATTTTAGTTTCGAGCCGGCAGAAGTGATTGTAACATTACTTAATGAAAATCACGAACCATTGGTGGCATGGAGTTTTGTAAATGCATGGCCTGTTAAATGGATGGTATCCGACTTGAAAGCACAGGATAATTCGGTGGTAATAGAAACAATTGAACTTGCTTATAATTATTTCAGAAGATTATAA